The following proteins are co-located in the Pararge aegeria chromosome 3, ilParAegt1.1, whole genome shotgun sequence genome:
- the LOC120637428 gene encoding mannose-P-dolichol utilization defect 1 protein homolog codes for MAEFLKGLILSVLSEKCYNEYFIKNNFLDEPCFKATLSKGLGFGLIAGSMLVKVPQILKIVGNKSAEGINIYGVYLELFAITANFAYSYIMKFPFSAWGDGTFLAIQTSIIASLVLHYGGSSGKAAAFLATYVGIVAAVVSGHVPKDVLWNMQALNVPIIVIAKSIQVITNYKNGSTGQLSAVTCLLLFGGSIARIFTSIQETGDFIIILTYCVSTIANGALVLQLFWYWNVPKANKNINKKKKKRI; via the exons ATGGCTGAATTTCTAAAAGGATTGATACTGTCCGTCCTATCGGAAAAATGctacaatgaatattttatcaAGAACAATTTTCTGGATG AACCATGTTTCAAAGCAACATTAAGCAAAGGACTGGGTTTTGGTTTAATCGCTGGCTCAATGCTTGTGAAGGTTCCACAGATTTTGAAAATAGTTGGTAACAAGAGTGCAGAgggtataaatatttatggagTTTATTTGGAGTTATTTGCGATAACTGCAAACTTTGCCTACAGTTACATTATGAAATTTCCATTCAG TGCATGGGGTGATGGTACATTTTTAGCAATACAAACTTCAATCATCGCTTCACTGGTGTTACATTATGGTGGATCATCAGGCAAGGCTGCTGCATTCCTTGCTACCTATGTAGGAATTGTTGCAGCTGTAGTCAGTGGCCATGTACCCAAAGATGTGCTGTGGAACATGCAAGCTCTTAATGTTCCAATAATAGTCATTGCTAAG TCCATTCAAGTGATAACAAACTACAAGAATGGTAGTACAGGTCAACTATCTGCTGTCACTTGCCTTCTTTTGTTTGGAGGCAGCATTGCAAGAATATTCACATCCATCCAAGAAACCGGCGATTTCATAATAATACTTACATATTGTGTATCAACAATCGCCAATGGAGCCCTAGTCTTGCAACTATTCTGGTATTGGAATGTACCTAAGGCTAAcaagaatataaataagaaaaagaagaagcgCATATAG
- the LOC120636390 gene encoding UPF0430 protein CG31712 encodes MGRSRSRSKTPRRHHKSSKHSRKKSRSKDRSSSRSRTSKHAEKIRERSSKSRKRSHSASSSSSTDGSYEGSRHGTKKTKGRSKMDEVDRLAEMERQRRVREAEQKVVEEEAAKRIELLVKKKVEEELEKRKDEIEQEVAKRVEEAKRKMEKEMMEELERQREQQRQEELARQEEEARKRKELEDIMAENNKKIEEAQRKLAEERLAMIEEQRKMDEERQKLKREQEKRIKEEQKKILGKNNSRPKLSFSLKPL; translated from the exons ATGGGTCGATCGAGATCTCGAAGTAAAACGCCTAGGCGTCACCACAAAAGTAGCAAACATTCAAGGAAGAAGAGCCGTTCTAAAGATCGGTCGTCGTCTCGGAGCAGAACTTCTAAACATGCCGAGAAGATCAGAGAACGGAGTTCCAAATCACG GAAAAGATCTCACTCGGCATCTTCATCTTCTAGTACAGATGGCTCGTATGAAGGCAGTAGGCATGGTACGAAAAAGACTAAAGGACGCAGCAAAATGGATGAAGTTGATCGCCTGGCAGAAATGGAAAGACAAAGGCGGGTTAGAGAAGCCGAACAAAAG gttgtTGAAGAAGAAGCTGCGAAGAGAATTGAACTTCTTGTCAAGAAGAAAGTGGAGGAAGAACTTGAGAAACGCAAAGATGAAATAGAGCAAGAAGTAGCTAAAAGAGTTGAAGAAGCAAAACGGAAGATGGAAAAAGAGATGATGGAGGAACTTGAAAGGCAAAGGGAACAGCAGCGACAGGAGGAGCTAGCAAGACAG GAGGAAGAAGCTCGTAAAAGGAAAGAGTTGGAGGATATCATGgctgaaaacaataaaaagattgaagaagcGCAGCGTAAGCTG GCTGAAGAGAGATTAGCAATGATCGAAGAACAGCGTAAAATGGATGAAGAGAGGCAAAAACTGAAAAGAGAACAAGAAAAGCGAATAAAAGAGGAACAAAAGAAAATCCTAGGGAAAAACAATTCGAGACCCAAATTGTCATTTTCACTGAAGCCACTCTGA
- the LOC120637160 gene encoding tubulin glycylase 3A-like, with the protein MAHKSVSLSHGLTSKEKSYVICSCQNKSNRFVNLKILASKAVRNKKIFSVYGSCSAVRKALIERGWVEKMPANQMNLLKIRTNSFSSKTKMQNELERLCLSNLVEKYNPNFVWRTKDQRRDTTIDMNKDCNIIINKLETDATWTSKQGLCSSIKRNYWFHIEDVAEVNSPRSYNTSDSGDIDGFVKDYKITACTSLLKWILSMVANDRPVFVDTGKTSMNVMVFAINRCKEYLLSKQNKDIDRPIQAISTRQWDSFLKKYYCIIAKEDFFQPDKATKLSLYLSYSKFLLKEIHKYRPQLSCEGCHNIWIIKPSCCSRGRGIRMASKLGVIMQLLNKATAKYVIQKYIEEPELIYETKFDIRQYYLVTSTYPLTIWMYKDCYLKFSSQKYSLKDYHESIHLTNNAVQIKYVNCPGRHAELPINNMWDLDKYKSYLNKIGKDDAWDRIIYPGMKKSIVSIMLSCQDSLSVSKNRFELYGCDFILDKEYKPWLIEINSCPDLNHTTQVTAKVCPAVVSDIIKVVIDYAKNPKASTGRFERIYRQPLTLPHYSNVADLSLRGYSLPIDYFYKGNVEVQEMYEDSKIGKQNLLKQAYNTDVIMKPPEEEFNFPDKNEKNTCTHKTFSEYKMGVVANVFNETLEELMDRITSNSNFSARAKFDQCPSSPSNLIQNVCSVTNLQNLVRKSVNITAALDNHVQTFNFSKLDDAPRGKGSVIDCSPINKTLLNHCNAAKIKHVKQLSNEVELRNSTQDVINATIKIVSFINKKEKEYEDII; encoded by the exons ATGGCTCACAAAAGCGTCAGCTTATCCCATGGTTTGACTAGCAAGGAAAAATCTTATGTTATATGCAGCTGCCAAAACAAATCTAACAGattcgtgaacttaaaaatACTAGCTTCAAAAGCAGTACGAAACAAAAAGATATTTTCGGTATACGGCAGCTGTAGTGCAGTAAGAAAGGCATTAATAGAGCGTGGTTGGGTTGAAAAAATGCCGGCCAATCAAATGAACCTATTGAAAATACGCACTAACTCTTTCTCAAGTAAAACTAAAATGCAAAATGAACTTGAGAGACTCTGCTTGTCCAATcttgttgaaaaatataatcCAAACTTTGTATGGCGCACAAAGGATCAGCGTCGTGACACTACCATTGATATGAATAAAGATTGTAACATAATCATTAACAAATTGGAAACTGATGCAACGTGGACTTCAAAACAAGGGCTTTGCTCCTCGATAAAAAGAAACTATTGGTTTCATATAGAAGATGTAGCTGAAGTTAACAGTCCTCGGTCATATAACACTTCTGACTCCGGTGACATAGATGGTTTTGtaaaagattataaaattactgcCTGTACGAGCTTATTGAAATGGATATTATCAATGGTAGCTAACGATAGACCTGTGTTCGTCGATACGGGAAAAACTTCTATGAACGTCATGGTATTTGCAATAAACCGATGCAAGGAATATCTATTGAGTAAGCAGAATAAGGATATTGATCGACCTATACAGGCTATCAGCACCCGTCAATGGGATtcctttttgaaaaaatattattgtatcatagcaaaagaagatttttttcaacCTGACAAAGCAACTAAGCTTTCCTTATATCTGAGCTATTCTAAATTCTTACTGAAGGAAATACACAAGTATCGACCGCAGTTAAGCTGTGAAGGATGTCACAACATTTGGATAATTAAGCCTTCTTGTTGTTCGAGAGGCCGTGGTATTCGTATGGCTTCAAAATTAGGAGTGATAATGCAATTATTGAATAAAGCTACTGCAAAATATGTAATACAAAAGTATATAG AGGAACCAGAACTAATCTATGAAACTAAATTTGACATAAGACAATACTACCTTGTAACAAGCACGTATCCCTTGACCATTTGGATGTACAAAGATTGCTATTTAAAGTTCAGCTCACAAAAATACAGCTTAAAAGATTATCACGAATCAATTCATCTTACAAATAATGCCGTTCAAATTAAATACGTTAACTGTCCAGGAAGACACGCTGAATTGCCAATCAATAATATGTGGGATTTGGACAAGTACAAATCTTACTTGAATAAAATTGGAAAAGATGATGCTTGGGATAGAATTATTTATCCGGGAATGAAAAAGTCAATTGTTAGTATTATGCTGAGTTGCCAGGACTCCTTATCTGTAAGCAAGAATCGTTTTGAATTGTACGGATGTGATTTTATACTCGATAAAGAATACAAACCATGGCTTATTGAAATCAATTCTTGCCCGGATTTGAATCATACCACACAAGTTACTGCTAAAGTTTGTCCAGCGGTAGTATCGGATATCATAAAAG ttGTTATAgactatgccaaaaatccaaAGGCTTCAACTGGGAGATTCGAACGTATCTACCGACAGCCATTAACATTGCCGCATTATAGCAACGTTGCCGATCTGTCTCTGCGAGGATATTCGTTGCCCATAGACTATTTTTATAAAGGAAATGTTGAGGTACAAGAAATGTATGAGGATTCTAAAATTGGCAAACAAAATTTACTGAAACAAGCATATAACACAGATGTGATCATGAAACCACCGGAAGAAGAGTTTAACTTTCccgataaaaatgaaaaaaacacgtGTACTCATAAAACCTTTTCCGAATACAAAATGGGTGTCGTAGCTAATGTTTTTAACGAAACACTGGAAGAGTTGATGGACAGAATTACATCAAATAGTAATTTCAGTGCCCGTGCGAAATTTGATCAGTGTCCATCCTCGCCTTCAAATCTGATACAGAATGTATGCAGTGTAACCAACCTTCAAAATCTTGTAAGGAAATCTGTTAATATTACTGCTGCATTGGATAATCACGTCCAgacttttaattttagtaaactGGATGACGCTCCTCGCGGTAAAGGTAGTGTTATTGATTGCAGCCCCATCAACAAAACACTTTTAAATCATTGCAATGCTGCTAAGATTAAACATGTAAAACAACTTTCCAACGAAGTAGAATTACGTAACTCAACACAAGACGTTATAAATGCAACTATAAAAATAGtctcatttataaataaaaaagaaaaagagtaTGAGGATATAATATga